From a single Lineus longissimus chromosome 16, tnLinLong1.2, whole genome shotgun sequence genomic region:
- the LOC135500133 gene encoding uncharacterized protein F54H12.2-like, producing the protein MISVGSCECTKSELELFSLPPTLTSIEKAQHVEYLPLGSLDDDTPIEFFISNRGDEYIDLAKTYLYLEVKVTKSDGTNLDENEKVGPVNYFFHSLFSQIDLSLNGQLVTSSNNTYPYRAYIETLLSYGLEAKRSQLQSALWFADDPGKFEKNDPAGADTNGGFKTRAKFIAKSRQLDMFGRLHLDLCHQSRYLLNGVDLKLRLNRTKNNFNLMSDVGTEVTKIKKAVLLVQQVKPNPAVLTAHAKALNTSNAKYPIRRVEVKTFSVNAGTQTVTRDNVYLGQVPRRVIVFMTDNAALVGAKNKNPFNLKHNNLNFISVEANSRTYPAQPLTPSFGTNNRYIRSYMTLFTDTGKVHDDIGNDITRESFRKGYSLWVFDLSPDKEDGDHVHLVKEGNLRLDLKFEEALTETTSVYVYAEFDNVIEIDRARNIIKDFQ; encoded by the coding sequence ATGATCAGTGTTGGATCCTGTGAGTGCACAAAATCCGAACTGGAACTATTTTCCCTCCCACCAACGCTGACTAGCATTGAAAAAGCGCAGCATGTTGAATATCTACCTTTGGGGTCATTAGATGATGATACGCCAATAGAATTTTTCATCTCTAATCGTGGTGATGAGTACATCGATTTGGCTAAAACGTACCTTTATCTGGAGGTGAAAGTCACCAAAAGCGATGGCACTAActtggatgaaaatgaaaaggttggaccagtcaactatttttttcattccttaTTTAGTCAGATTGACCTGTCATTAAATGGTCAATTAGTCACGTCCTCTAACAACACTTACCCATACAGAGCCTACATAGAAACCTTATTATCGTACGGTCTAGAGGCAAAGAGGAGTCAGCTACAATCGGCACTTTGGTTTGCCGATGACCCTggcaaatttgagaaaaacgacCCAGCCGGAGCAGACACTAATGGCGGTTTCAAAACAAGAGCAAAATTTATAGCGAAAAGCAGACAGTTAGACATGTTTGGAAGGTTACACCTTGATTTATGTCATCAGAGTCGTTACTTGCTGAATGGTGTAGATTTGAAATTAAGATTGAATCGTACAAAGAATAATTTCAACCTCATGTCTGATGTAGGCACTGAAGTGACAAAAATAAAGAAAgctgttcttcttgttcaacaAGTCAAGCCTAACCCTGCTGTATTAACCGCCCATGCAAAAGCTCTTAATACCAGTAATGCTAAGTACCCCATTAGAAGAGTTGAGGTGAAAACATTCTCAGTTAATGCGGGCACGCAAACTGTGACTCGAGATAACGTATATTTAGGTCAAGTACCAAGGCGAGTAATTGTTTTCATGACAGATAATGCTGCATTGGTGGGTGCAAAGAATAAAAATCCATTCAATCTTAAACACAATAATCTTAATTTCATAAGCGTTGAAGCAAATAGTCGCACATATCCTGCACAACCATTGACACCATCTTTTGGAACAAATAATAGATACATCAGATCATACATGACATTGTTTACAGATACTGGAAAGGTTCACGACGATATTGGCAACGATATTACAAGAGAAAGTTTCAGAAAAGGGTACAGTCTTTGGGTTTTTGACTTGTCACCAGATAAAGAGGATGGTGATCATGTTCATCTAGTAAAAGAGGGAAACCTTCGACTAGATCTGAAATTTGAGGAGGCTTTGACAGAAACTACATCCGTTTATGTCTATGCCGAATTCGATAACGTAATAGAAATTGATCGtgcaagaaatatcatcaaggatttccaatga